In a single window of the Agrobacterium vitis genome:
- a CDS encoding homospermidine synthase, with translation MTTQTYPVYGEITGPIVMIGFGSIGRGTLPLIERHFKFDKSRMVVIDPRNDEAELLAKHGIKHIQAHVTKENYKDLLKPLLTEGEGQGFCVNLSVDTGSLDLMKLCRKLDVLYIDTVVEPWLGFYFDKNMKNSERTNYALRETVRQEKKKNPGGTTAVSTCGANPGMVSWFVKQALVNIANEIGLKFEEPSVDDREGWAKLMKKVGVKGIHIAERDTQLAKTPKPLNVFWNTWSVEGFISEGLQPAELGWGTHETWMPKNAKKHKKGCQAAIYLEQPGANTRVRTWCPTPGPQYGFLVTHNESISIADYFTVEKDGEVAYRPTCHYAYHPANDAVLSLHEMFGNGGTAQPVLHVLDENELVDGIDELGVLLYGHEKNAYWYGSRLSLEETRRIAPYQNATGLQVTSAVLAGMVWAIENPKAGIVEADEVDYKRCLEVQSPYLGPVEGHYTDWTPLDGRPGLFPEDLDTKDAWQFKNILVR, from the coding sequence ATGACCACCCAGACCTATCCGGTTTACGGCGAGATCACCGGTCCGATCGTGATGATCGGTTTCGGCTCGATCGGCCGTGGCACCCTGCCGCTGATCGAACGCCATTTCAAGTTCGACAAGAGCCGGATGGTGGTCATCGACCCGCGCAATGACGAAGCCGAATTGCTGGCCAAGCATGGCATCAAGCACATCCAGGCGCATGTCACCAAGGAGAACTACAAGGACCTGCTGAAGCCTCTGCTGACCGAAGGCGAAGGCCAGGGCTTCTGCGTCAACCTGTCGGTCGATACCGGCTCGCTCGACCTGATGAAGCTGTGCCGCAAGCTGGACGTGCTTTACATCGATACGGTGGTTGAGCCTTGGCTGGGCTTCTATTTCGACAAGAACATGAAGAACTCTGAGCGCACCAACTATGCGCTGCGCGAAACCGTTCGCCAGGAAAAGAAGAAGAACCCGGGCGGCACCACCGCCGTTTCCACCTGCGGCGCCAATCCGGGCATGGTCTCCTGGTTCGTCAAGCAGGCGCTGGTCAATATCGCCAACGAGATCGGCCTGAAGTTTGAAGAGCCCTCGGTCGATGACCGCGAAGGCTGGGCCAAGCTGATGAAGAAGGTCGGCGTCAAGGGCATTCACATTGCCGAGCGCGACACGCAGCTGGCCAAGACACCGAAGCCGCTCAACGTGTTCTGGAACACCTGGTCGGTGGAAGGCTTCATTTCCGAAGGCCTGCAACCGGCCGAGCTTGGCTGGGGCACGCACGAAACGTGGATGCCTAAAAACGCCAAGAAGCATAAGAAGGGCTGCCAGGCTGCGATCTATCTGGAACAGCCGGGCGCCAATACCCGCGTGCGCACCTGGTGCCCGACCCCCGGCCCGCAATATGGCTTCCTCGTCACCCACAACGAATCGATCTCGATTGCCGATTACTTCACCGTCGAGAAGGACGGCGAAGTCGCCTATCGCCCGACCTGCCATTACGCCTATCATCCGGCCAATGACGCGGTTCTGTCGCTGCATGAAATGTTCGGCAATGGCGGCACCGCCCAGCCGGTCCTGCATGTTCTCGACGAAAACGAGCTGGTCGATGGCATCGACGAGTTGGGCGTACTGCTCTATGGCCATGAAAAGAACGCCTACTGGTATGGTTCGCGCCTGTCGCTGGAAGAAACCCGCCGCATCGCCCCTTACCAGAATGCCACTGGCTTGCAGGTAACCTCCGCCGTGCTGGCCGGCATGGTCTGGGCCATCGAGAACCCGAAGGCTGGTATCGTCGAGGCCGATGAAGTCGATTACAAGCGCTGCCTGGAAGTGCAGTCGCCCTATCTCGGCCCGGTCGAAGGCCATTACACCGACTGGACCCCGCTCGACGGTCGTCCCGGCCTGTTCCCGGAAGACCTCGACACCAAGGACGCCTGGCAGTTCAAGAATATCCTGGTGCGCTAA
- a CDS encoding M3 family oligoendopeptidase — MPFSPVNQTRLPAAESASVSALSQGLGTLPEWQLTDLYPAPSSDLFKADLAKASEMSLAFETKWKGRLEDAASKDADQGLGAALKEFEDLEDLLGKIGSYAGLYYYSEMTKPENGKFFGDVQARLTELAAHLLFFTLELNRLDDAVIDAAIARDPATAHYKPWLVDLRQDKPYQLDDKLEQLFLEKSQTGSAAFNRLFDETLASLRFEIDGEQMTLEPVLTMLQEADPALREKAAMALSKTFKDNIRVFVLVTNTLAKDKEISDRWRGFADIADSRHLSNRVERQVVDALAAAVRDAYPRLSHRYYKMKAKWLGMEQMNFWDRNAPLPDSIDRIIPWDEARQTVLSAYRGFAPDMAEIAGRFFDGGWIDAPARPGKAPGAFAHPTVPSAHPYVLVNYLGKPRDVMTLAHELGHGVHQVLAGEQGALMCQTPLTLAETASVFGEMLTFRALLEKATDARERKAMLAQKVEDMINTVVRQIAFYEFERKLHTARKEGELTAEKIGELWLSVQEESLGPAIKVSEGYETWWAYIPHFIHSPFYVYAYAFGDCLVNSLYAVYQNAEQGFQQKYFDLLKAGGSKHHSELLAPFGLDATDPSFWAKGLSMIEGLIDELEALDAKV, encoded by the coding sequence ATGCCTTTCAGCCCCGTTAACCAGACCCGCCTTCCGGCAGCCGAATCCGCAAGCGTATCAGCGCTAAGCCAAGGCCTCGGCACGCTGCCCGAATGGCAGCTCACCGATCTTTATCCAGCCCCCTCCTCGGATCTCTTCAAGGCCGACCTCGCCAAGGCCAGCGAGATGAGCCTGGCCTTCGAGACCAAATGGAAGGGGCGGCTGGAAGATGCCGCCAGCAAGGACGCAGATCAGGGATTGGGTGCCGCGCTGAAGGAATTCGAAGATCTCGAAGACCTGCTCGGCAAAATCGGCTCCTATGCCGGACTTTATTACTATAGTGAGATGACCAAGCCGGAAAACGGCAAATTCTTCGGCGATGTGCAGGCCAGGCTGACGGAGCTTGCCGCCCACCTGCTGTTTTTCACGCTGGAGCTGAACCGGCTGGACGATGCGGTGATCGATGCCGCCATTGCCCGCGATCCGGCCACCGCCCATTACAAGCCCTGGCTGGTCGATCTCAGGCAAGACAAGCCTTATCAGCTGGATGACAAGCTGGAACAATTGTTCCTGGAAAAATCCCAGACCGGTTCGGCGGCCTTCAACCGGCTGTTCGACGAGACCCTGGCAAGCCTGCGTTTTGAGATCGACGGCGAGCAGATGACGCTGGAGCCGGTTCTGACCATGTTGCAGGAAGCCGATCCAGCGTTGCGTGAAAAGGCAGCCATGGCGCTGTCGAAGACCTTCAAGGACAATATCCGGGTTTTCGTGCTGGTCACCAATACGCTCGCCAAGGACAAGGAAATTTCCGACCGCTGGCGCGGCTTTGCCGACATTGCCGATAGCCGCCATCTGTCCAACCGGGTCGAACGTCAGGTGGTCGATGCGCTGGCCGCTGCGGTGCGTGATGCCTATCCGCGCCTGTCGCACCGCTATTACAAGATGAAAGCCAAGTGGCTGGGCATGGAGCAGATGAATTTCTGGGACCGCAACGCCCCCCTGCCCGACAGCATCGACCGGATCATTCCCTGGGATGAGGCCCGCCAGACCGTGCTGTCGGCCTATCGCGGTTTTGCGCCTGATATGGCAGAGATTGCCGGTCGCTTCTTTGATGGCGGCTGGATCGATGCGCCCGCCCGCCCCGGCAAGGCGCCCGGCGCCTTTGCCCATCCGACCGTGCCGTCTGCCCATCCCTATGTTTTGGTCAATTACCTCGGCAAGCCGCGCGACGTGATGACGCTGGCCCATGAACTGGGCCACGGCGTGCATCAGGTTCTCGCCGGCGAACAGGGCGCGCTGATGTGCCAGACGCCGCTGACGCTGGCCGAGACCGCCTCGGTGTTCGGCGAAATGCTGACCTTCCGGGCGCTTCTGGAAAAGGCCACGGATGCGCGTGAGCGCAAGGCCATGCTGGCCCAGAAGGTCGAGGACATGATCAACACGGTCGTGCGCCAGATCGCTTTCTACGAATTCGAGCGCAAGCTGCACACCGCCCGCAAGGAGGGCGAGTTGACGGCGGAAAAGATTGGCGAACTGTGGCTATCGGTGCAGGAAGAAAGCCTTGGACCAGCCATCAAGGTGTCCGAGGGTTATGAGACCTGGTGGGCCTATATCCCCCATTTCATTCATTCGCCCTTCTATGTCTATGCCTATGCCTTTGGCGATTGCCTGGTCAATTCGCTCTATGCCGTCTACCAGAATGCCGAACAGGGCTTCCAGCAGAAGTATTTCGACCTCTTGAAGGCGGGCGGCAGCAAGCATCATTCCGAGCTTCTCGCGCCGTTCGGTCTGGATGCCACCGACCCATCCTTCTGGGCCAAGGGCCTGTCGATGATCGAAGGGCTGATCGACGAGCTGGAAGCGCTTGACGCCAAAGTCTGA
- the omp10 gene encoding outer membrane lipoprotein Omp10 codes for MKVKSIAILLVAAFAVSSCVGTPPPRQVAYNTPQPQGVDGAWVDPNGIVSTFQGGTFATRSSDTNALLASGTYTNTSPTLVEINMTSLVRKTQSRVNCALVSPEQLNCTTDAGSNFSLRRKI; via the coding sequence ATGAAGGTCAAAAGCATCGCAATTCTGCTCGTCGCGGCCTTTGCCGTGTCGTCCTGCGTAGGCACGCCGCCGCCGCGCCAGGTCGCATATAATACGCCGCAGCCACAAGGCGTCGATGGTGCCTGGGTCGATCCGAACGGTATCGTTTCCACTTTCCAGGGCGGCACATTTGCCACCCGCTCCAGCGACACCAATGCGCTTCTGGCCTCCGGTACCTATACCAATACCTCGCCTACGCTGGTGGAAATCAACATGACCTCGCTGGTACGCAAGACACAGTCGCGGGTCAATTGCGCGCTGGTTTCGCCGGAACAGCTGAACTGCACCACGGACGCCGGCTCGAATTTCTCGCTACGCCGCAAGATCTGA
- a CDS encoding aminodeoxychorismate synthase component I has protein sequence MAKSEPFQPSILFRNDKSGETLVFTDPVDIVVARRGDDVLPALAQLERARKEGYWLAGTLAYEAGFVFEDKLRPLIPDGRDVPLLQFGIFNAPADPAHPLGNPHHPESNTHLLGNPVAAWDFETYRQRFETLHQHLRQGDCYQANLTMPIEAAYRGSPRDVFWSLIARQPVSYGALVELGGPAIVSRSPELFFKVDGDGFIETHPMKGTAARGSDDAEDEAIKAAMLTDEKTQAENRMIVDLLRNDISRIIEPDSLTVPKLFDIETYPTLHQLVSHVRGRLLPGMGLGDILEALFPCGSITGAPKLAAMQILHRLEQGPRDIYCGAIGFCDPAGPMRFSVAIRTLTLFDQPVVSEHFREQQGLFKSRRAVFNVGGGIVFDSKPEQEYQECLLKARFAVGDQWISR, from the coding sequence ATGGCGAAATCCGAACCGTTTCAACCGTCGATCCTGTTTCGGAATGACAAAAGCGGTGAAACGCTGGTGTTTACCGATCCAGTGGACATCGTCGTCGCCCGGCGGGGCGACGACGTTCTGCCGGCGCTTGCCCAGTTGGAACGCGCCCGCAAGGAGGGTTACTGGCTGGCGGGGACGCTGGCTTATGAAGCGGGCTTTGTGTTTGAAGACAAGCTGAGACCGCTGATCCCTGATGGGCGGGACGTACCGCTCCTCCAGTTTGGCATTTTCAACGCGCCAGCCGACCCTGCTCATCCGCTGGGAAACCCGCATCACCCCGAAAGCAACACCCACCTGCTGGGAAACCCGGTTGCAGCCTGGGATTTCGAGACCTATCGGCAGCGGTTTGAGACCCTGCACCAGCATCTCAGGCAGGGCGATTGCTACCAGGCCAACCTAACCATGCCCATCGAGGCGGCCTATCGGGGCAGCCCTCGCGACGTCTTCTGGTCGCTGATCGCGCGTCAGCCGGTCTCTTACGGTGCGCTGGTGGAACTCGGCGGTCCGGCCATCGTCTCGCGCTCGCCGGAACTGTTCTTCAAGGTGGATGGCGACGGCTTTATCGAGACCCATCCGATGAAGGGCACGGCGGCACGCGGCTCTGATGATGCCGAGGACGAGGCGATCAAGGCGGCAATGCTGACGGACGAAAAGACCCAGGCCGAAAACCGGATGATCGTCGATCTGCTGCGCAACGACATCTCCCGGATCATCGAGCCTGATAGCCTGACCGTGCCGAAACTGTTCGATATCGAGACTTATCCGACGCTGCATCAATTGGTGAGCCATGTGCGCGGCAGGCTTTTGCCTGGAATGGGCCTTGGCGACATTCTTGAAGCGCTGTTTCCCTGTGGCTCGATTACCGGCGCACCCAAGCTCGCCGCCATGCAGATCCTGCACCGGCTGGAGCAAGGACCGCGCGATATCTATTGCGGCGCCATCGGTTTTTGCGATCCGGCAGGCCCGATGCGGTTTTCCGTTGCCATCCGAACCCTGACTTTATTTGATCAACCGGTCGTTTCGGAGCATTTCCGTGAACAACAGGGGCTTTTCAAAAGCCGCCGGGCGGTTTTCAATGTCGGTGGCGGGATTGTTTTTGATTCGAAGCCTGAACAGGAATATCAGGAATGTCTGCTCAAGGCGCGCTTTGCGGTAGGTGATCAATGGATTTCACGCTGA
- a CDS encoding aminotransferase class IV family protein → MDFTLIETLRWEPGQGFIRLDQHLRRLSRSADALGFRQPIKPEAALKEVVSGDTPLRVRLAMNFRGKLEAAALPFEPIGENTIWRLRIAEKTRLNSQDTLYRHKTSRRDPYEAARAEFSTEEADEVLLLNERGEICEGTFTNVFVQGLDGMLITPPLTSGLIPGILRAEMIRERKARADLLKPESLNGRAIFVGNSLRGLIRAELVEEQQKAVA, encoded by the coding sequence ATGGATTTCACGCTGATTGAAACGCTCCGCTGGGAGCCAGGCCAGGGCTTCATCAGGCTCGACCAGCATTTGCGGCGCCTCTCGCGCTCTGCCGATGCGCTGGGCTTTCGCCAGCCGATCAAGCCCGAAGCGGCATTAAAAGAAGTGGTGAGTGGCGATACCCCGCTTCGGGTGCGCCTCGCCATGAATTTTCGCGGCAAGCTGGAGGCAGCGGCACTTCCCTTCGAACCTATTGGCGAAAACACCATCTGGCGTCTTCGCATCGCCGAAAAGACCAGGCTGAATTCACAGGATACGCTCTACCGCCACAAGACCTCGCGGCGCGATCCCTATGAAGCGGCCAGGGCCGAGTTTTCCACCGAGGAGGCAGATGAAGTTCTGCTGCTGAACGAGCGTGGCGAAATCTGTGAGGGGACGTTTACCAATGTCTTCGTCCAGGGTCTGGATGGCATGCTGATCACCCCGCCGCTGACCAGCGGTCTCATTCCCGGCATCCTGCGCGCCGAGATGATCCGTGAACGCAAGGCCCGCGCCGACCTGCTGAAACCGGAAAGCCTGAATGGACGGGCGATCTTCGTCGGCAACAGCCTGCGCGGCCTGATCCGCGCCGAACTGGTGGAAGAACAGCAGAAGGCCGTCGCTTAA
- a CDS encoding 5'-nucleotidase C-terminal domain-containing protein, which produces MLKRFKFGLLSASVLILSSGAAFADFELNILHINDFHSRIESINKYDSTCSADEESKNQCFGGAARLKTALDQTRSSLAGKNVLTLNAGDNFQGSLFYTTYKGTAELDVMNILKFDAMTLGNHEFDDGETAIGPFLDKVQFPVVVANLEANAESKLKDKFKPSTILEIGGQKIGIVGAITPETVELASPGPNVKFTDDVVAITEEVKKLKAEGVNKIIALTHVGYHRDMEIAKIPDVDVVVGGHSHTLLSNTDPKAEGPYPTLVDNPGGYKVPVVTAASYSKYLGDLTVVFDDNGVVKSAKGDPILIDSKFKPDEAMTAKVKELAGPIQELRQKEIGESAGPIDGASTSCRVKECAMGNLVAEAMLDHTRSQGMSIAIQNGGGLRSSIGGGKVTMGSVITVLPFQNTLATFQLKGSDVIAALENGVSQVDDGAGRFAQVAGLKYSFDRSKPVGSRVVDVQVKDGDGFVPLDTSKLYGVVTNNYMRSGGDGYKIFATAGQNAYDYGPDLADVTADFLAKNSPYKPFTDGRVSEVTPAGYVAPAAQPKTATGAQATAPAPAATAPAAPATPAPAAPAPVTPAVSAPPAAAQPTQYTVVKGDSLWKIAEATYGNGEDWKKIAGANTLRHPDHIEIGEVLTVPAK; this is translated from the coding sequence ATGTTAAAAAGATTTAAATTTGGCCTGTTGAGCGCCTCGGTGCTGATCTTGTCGTCGGGTGCGGCCTTTGCCGATTTCGAGCTGAACATCCTGCATATCAACGATTTCCACTCCAGGATCGAGTCGATCAATAAATATGATTCGACCTGCTCGGCAGATGAAGAAAGCAAGAACCAGTGCTTCGGTGGCGCCGCTCGCCTGAAGACGGCACTCGACCAGACCCGCTCATCGCTTGCCGGCAAGAATGTCCTGACGCTGAATGCTGGCGATAATTTCCAGGGATCGCTGTTTTACACCACGTATAAGGGCACCGCTGAACTGGATGTGATGAACATCCTGAAGTTCGACGCCATGACACTTGGCAATCACGAATTCGACGATGGTGAGACGGCCATTGGTCCCTTCCTCGACAAGGTGCAGTTTCCGGTCGTGGTCGCCAATCTGGAGGCCAATGCCGAGTCCAAGCTGAAGGACAAGTTCAAGCCCTCCACAATCCTGGAGATCGGCGGCCAGAAGATCGGCATCGTCGGCGCCATTACCCCGGAGACCGTCGAACTCGCCTCGCCGGGACCGAATGTGAAATTCACTGACGATGTCGTCGCCATCACCGAAGAAGTGAAGAAATTGAAGGCCGAAGGCGTCAACAAGATCATCGCTCTCACCCATGTCGGCTATCACCGCGACATGGAGATCGCCAAGATCCCGGATGTCGACGTCGTGGTCGGCGGCCACTCGCACACACTGCTGTCAAACACCGATCCGAAAGCCGAAGGCCCCTATCCGACGCTGGTCGACAATCCCGGCGGCTACAAGGTGCCAGTGGTAACAGCGGCCTCCTACAGCAAATATCTCGGTGATCTGACCGTGGTTTTCGACGATAACGGCGTGGTGAAGAGCGCCAAGGGCGATCCGATCCTGATCGATTCGAAATTCAAGCCTGATGAAGCGATGACCGCCAAGGTCAAGGAACTGGCCGGTCCGATCCAGGAATTGCGCCAGAAGGAAATCGGCGAAAGCGCTGGCCCGATCGACGGCGCCTCCACGTCCTGCCGCGTCAAGGAATGCGCCATGGGCAACCTGGTGGCCGAGGCCATGCTGGATCATACCCGCAGCCAGGGCATGAGCATCGCCATCCAGAACGGCGGCGGCTTGCGCTCTTCGATTGGCGGCGGCAAGGTCACCATGGGCTCGGTTATCACCGTCCTCCCCTTCCAGAACACGCTTGCCACCTTCCAGCTCAAGGGCTCCGACGTGATTGCCGCGCTTGAAAACGGCGTGAGCCAAGTGGATGACGGCGCGGGCCGGTTCGCCCAGGTTGCCGGTCTGAAATACAGCTTCGATCGTTCCAAGCCGGTCGGCAGCCGGGTCGTTGACGTGCAGGTCAAGGACGGCGACGGCTTCGTGCCGCTCGACACCAGCAAGCTCTACGGTGTCGTCACCAATAATTACATGCGCTCCGGCGGCGACGGCTACAAGATCTTTGCGACAGCCGGGCAGAACGCCTATGATTACGGACCGGATCTGGCCGATGTGACAGCCGACTTCCTGGCCAAGAATTCGCCCTACAAGCCGTTTACCGATGGCCGCGTCAGCGAAGTCACGCCAGCCGGCTATGTTGCGCCAGCGGCCCAGCCGAAGACGGCGACCGGCGCACAGGCCACCGCACCGGCTCCTGCCGCAACAGCGCCTGCCGCTCCGGCAACCCCTGCGCCCGCAGCTCCTGCACCGGTAACTCCGGCCGTTTCCGCACCGCCCGCTGCCGCTCAGCCGACGCAATATACCGTGGTCAAGGGTGATAGCCTGTGGAAGATCGCTGAGGCCACTTATGGCAATGGCGAGGACTGGAAGAAAATTGCCGGTGCCAACACGCTGCGCCATCCCGACCATATCGAGATCGGTGAAGTTCTGACCGTTCCGGCGAAGTAA
- a CDS encoding sigma-54-dependent transcriptional regulator, translating to MTAHILVVDDDPVQRRLLKAAVESQGHVAHLAEDGEAGLAYFRQHKAEISVILLDLMMPGVSGLDFLVAIGGQEAEVPVIVQTGQGGIDTVVQAMRAGAFDFVVKPVSPERIASAIGNALRVDQRDAKTRPARRSRTGAVHFSDIISASPAMTRVIDLSRRAAQSNIPVVLEGESGVGKEMVARAIQSGSDRASRPFVTVNCAAIPANMVESILFGHEKGSFPGATERHIGKFAEADGGTLFLDEIGELPLDTQVKLLRAVQEGEIEVIGARQTQKVNVRLISATNKDLIEEVKAGRFREDLYYRLNVFPITIPALRRRKEDIPFLARAFTERFSAEQRLTRTLSLGAGALALLTAFDWPGNIRQLENAIYRAVILAEGTDLTESDFPQILAQIPGGLAQDKFWTGLPGTAESQPEQVAPRGADRPELAFIDRLPAPRAEDPRPVALDNVIVSIDESGNVRQLAEIEEELIRFALKFYRGQMSQVARKLGIGRSTLYRKLKDYGIDPDNPQKHAA from the coding sequence TTGACCGCTCATATTCTCGTTGTCGATGACGATCCGGTTCAACGCCGGTTGTTGAAGGCCGCTGTCGAAAGCCAGGGGCATGTTGCCCATCTGGCCGAGGACGGAGAGGCAGGCCTTGCCTATTTCCGTCAGCACAAGGCGGAGATTTCCGTCATCCTACTGGATTTGATGATGCCGGGCGTATCCGGCCTCGATTTCCTGGTCGCCATCGGCGGTCAGGAGGCGGAAGTGCCTGTCATCGTCCAGACCGGTCAGGGCGGCATCGATACCGTGGTGCAGGCCATGCGGGCTGGCGCCTTCGATTTCGTCGTCAAGCCGGTCTCGCCGGAGCGGATCGCATCGGCCATCGGCAATGCGCTGCGCGTCGATCAGCGCGACGCCAAGACGCGGCCTGCGCGCCGCTCGCGCACCGGTGCAGTGCATTTTTCCGATATTATTTCGGCAAGCCCGGCCATGACCCGGGTCATCGACCTGTCGCGCCGTGCGGCCCAGTCGAATATCCCTGTCGTGCTGGAAGGCGAATCGGGCGTTGGCAAGGAAATGGTCGCTCGGGCCATCCAGTCGGGCAGCGACCGCGCCTCGCGGCCATTTGTCACGGTCAATTGCGCTGCCATTCCCGCCAACATGGTGGAAAGCATTCTGTTCGGCCATGAAAAGGGATCTTTCCCCGGTGCGACCGAACGCCATATCGGCAAATTCGCCGAGGCTGACGGCGGTACGCTGTTCCTCGACGAGATCGGCGAATTGCCGCTCGATACCCAGGTCAAGCTGCTTCGGGCCGTGCAAGAAGGCGAAATCGAGGTTATCGGCGCCCGCCAGACCCAGAAGGTCAATGTGCGGCTGATCTCGGCGACCAACAAGGACTTGATCGAAGAGGTCAAGGCTGGCCGGTTCCGCGAGGACCTTTATTACCGCCTCAACGTCTTCCCCATCACCATTCCGGCTCTGCGCCGCCGCAAGGAGGACATTCCCTTCCTGGCGCGCGCCTTTACCGAACGGTTCTCGGCGGAACAGCGTTTGACCCGTACCCTGTCTCTGGGGGCCGGCGCGCTTGCTTTGCTGACGGCCTTCGATTGGCCCGGCAATATCCGCCAGTTGGAAAATGCCATCTACCGGGCGGTGATTCTGGCCGAAGGCACGGATCTGACGGAAAGCGATTTCCCGCAGATCCTGGCGCAGATCCCAGGCGGTTTGGCGCAGGACAAATTCTGGACAGGCTTGCCCGGCACGGCGGAAAGCCAGCCGGAACAGGTGGCGCCGCGCGGCGCAGACCGGCCGGAACTGGCCTTTATCGACCGGCTCCCGGCCCCGCGCGCCGAGGACCCGCGTCCGGTAGCGTTGGACAATGTCATCGTCAGCATCGACGAGAGCGGCAATGTCCGGCAATTGGCTGAGATTGAGGAAGAACTGATTCGTTTCGCGCTGAAATTCTACCGGGGCCAGATGAGCCAGGTGGCACGCAAGCTGGGAATCGGCCGCTCGACGCTCTATCGCAAGCTGAAGGATTACGGGATCGACCCGGATAATCCGCAGAAGCACGCCGCCTGA